A stretch of Streptococcus chenjunshii DNA encodes these proteins:
- a CDS encoding ATP-binding protein, with translation MSLINNDMLLGNDIADIQDNLLLKKDGSVFALYEIKPFVINKVDRKKQETAKEAVAAMLENIKPYVDFDIVMLPFSKELESRYIRLAKDFAHDETEDLAYTILDKSFEKLMYQQELCDYHYFMSVPLKSLNVSVDLKTVLKDSVTTSAARMVEYLGFQSTVFEGWQKDYDLAKAELEKQLDILDIQALSTMETIFVNRYLYLRTLVFDKEHELNLVDSYIDNLGDTSICFDELSVLEFHNDSGKNYVAFIPLARSPENMSYIHTFDEILTLGFPVEVFTKARFSKTKGLPNHNIRYKGRVSRARLKNAQGEAAQAGSVGKKSIARSKFLVENMEQKIDDAVPMISYLQTFVVFDSDYQFLLKKIDNLIKNLKNAHLALSRANADQLYLFGKNKFGTLLSASDKNFVQHVELSAFAENLFFVNQEVGQRTGFYLGKIDSRIKSWHSNYEEALEASDKPVFFNLFEANKEGVDGKETSNPHIQVSGDSGVGKTFLVSLIHLYSSLLKSQTLYIDPKAEKRKRYKEVLEELEDEERFPELQRYIRSLNFVTLDSDDPKNIGVLDPLVFLKETEAKDLIVSMLGELLNMDNEKAFKIALLPLIDKYSRKRWAGEQVGTLSIFKELQQSENIAVKETADLLIEEIKNSVLGLVFGEGQNPAVDLTARNTILEVAGLELPANEHVRLTDQNKKALVIMYALGRFCEEFGKRDYRKETAIYIDEAWFMQVTSYGRAIVDKIKRVGRSQNNFLIFVSQEPDDSNRANGEANAFGTYFCFYNDADKADEKVLRRLKVDVTAESKRWFNQMTKAQCLYKDTYGRVERITVDGLLPEFGELFKTVESEMEAIG, from the coding sequence GAATCTCGTTATATTAGGTTAGCAAAAGATTTTGCCCATGATGAAACGGAAGATTTGGCTTATACAATATTGGATAAGTCTTTTGAAAAGTTGATGTATCAGCAGGAGTTGTGTGATTATCATTATTTTATGTCAGTGCCTTTAAAATCTTTGAATGTTTCGGTTGATTTAAAGACTGTGCTTAAAGATTCGGTGACTACTTCTGCTGCTCGTATGGTGGAATATCTTGGTTTTCAATCTACTGTTTTTGAGGGGTGGCAAAAAGATTATGATTTAGCTAAAGCTGAGCTGGAAAAGCAGTTGGATATATTAGATATTCAGGCTTTGTCAACGATGGAGACGATTTTTGTCAATCGTTATCTTTATTTGAGAACTTTGGTTTTCGACAAAGAACATGAATTAAATTTGGTGGATAGCTATATTGATAATCTGGGAGATACTTCTATTTGTTTTGATGAGTTAAGTGTTTTAGAATTTCATAATGATTCTGGTAAAAATTATGTAGCCTTTATTCCTTTGGCTCGAAGTCCAGAAAATATGTCTTATATTCATACTTTTGATGAAATTCTGACTTTAGGATTTCCGGTAGAGGTTTTTACAAAAGCTCGGTTTTCAAAAACAAAGGGGTTGCCTAATCATAATATTAGATATAAAGGTCGGGTGTCTAGGGCTCGCTTGAAAAATGCACAAGGTGAGGCAGCTCAAGCAGGTTCTGTTGGTAAAAAGTCTATTGCTCGCTCGAAGTTTTTGGTTGAGAATATGGAGCAAAAAATTGATGACGCTGTCCCGATGATTTCGTATTTGCAGACCTTTGTTGTTTTTGACAGTGATTATCAATTCTTGCTTAAGAAAATTGACAATTTGATAAAAAATCTCAAGAATGCTCATTTAGCATTATCTCGTGCTAATGCAGACCAGCTGTATTTATTTGGTAAGAATAAGTTTGGTACGCTTTTGTCAGCCAGTGATAAAAATTTTGTGCAGCATGTTGAGTTATCAGCATTTGCAGAAAATCTCTTTTTTGTTAATCAAGAAGTCGGTCAAAGAACCGGCTTTTATCTTGGAAAAATTGATAGTCGGATTAAATCTTGGCATTCTAATTATGAAGAGGCTCTGGAAGCCAGTGATAAGCCAGTGTTTTTCAATCTTTTTGAGGCTAATAAAGAGGGGGTAGATGGCAAAGAAACCTCTAATCCTCATATTCAGGTTTCCGGTGATTCTGGTGTTGGAAAGACCTTTTTGGTTAGTCTTATTCATTTGTATTCATCGCTCTTAAAAAGTCAGACATTGTACATTGACCCTAAAGCTGAAAAGCGGAAACGTTATAAAGAAGTTTTAGAAGAGTTGGAAGATGAGGAGCGTTTTCCTGAGTTGCAGCGTTATATTAGAAGTCTTAATTTTGTGACTTTAGACAGTGATGACCCTAAAAATATAGGGGTATTGGATCCTTTGGTTTTTCTTAAGGAAACGGAAGCCAAAGACTTAATTGTTTCCATGTTAGGTGAGTTGCTTAATATGGATAATGAAAAAGCTTTTAAAATTGCTTTACTGCCTTTGATTGATAAATACAGTCGGAAACGTTGGGCAGGTGAGCAGGTTGGGACTTTATCTATATTCAAAGAGTTACAGCAGTCAGAAAATATAGCTGTTAAAGAAACGGCTGATTTGTTAATCGAAGAAATTAAAAATTCTGTGTTAGGACTTGTATTTGGTGAAGGTCAAAATCCTGCTGTTGATTTAACCGCTCGCAATACAATACTAGAGGTTGCTGGTTTGGAATTGCCGGCTAATGAACATGTGCGTTTGACAGACCAAAATAAAAAGGCCTTAGTGATTATGTATGCTTTGGGGCGCTTCTGTGAAGAGTTTGGAAAGCGGGATTACAGAAAAGAAACAGCAATCTACATTGATGAAGCTTGGTTTATGCAAGTTACTTCGTACGGTCGTGCAATCGTTGATAAGATTAAACGCGTTGGTCGGTCTCAAAATAACTTTTTAATTTTTGTCAGTCAGGAACCTGACGATTCAAATCGTGCAAATGGTGAGGCTAATGCGTTTGGTACCTACTTCTGCTTCTATAATGACGCAGATAAAGCTGATGAAAAGGTTTTGCGCCGGTTAAAAGTAGATGTGACTGCAGAAAGCAAACGTTGGTTCAACCAAATGACTAAGGCACAATGTTTGTATAAGGACACTTACGGCCGTGTTGAACGCATTACAGTAGATGGTTTGTTGCCCGAATTTGGAGAGCTTTTCAAAACAGTTGAATCAGAAATGGAGGCTATTGGATGA
- a CDS encoding DUF4013 domain-containing protein: protein MKFRKWLVLAVCFISLFSSATVYGNGTTPSTGNGTTPSSGSFPGSSDSNTGYQPPNVEEASGQKAKAKKEKADKKEKQEKKIEDDDNYQTAKEAADAIDTLLEKDNPTLEDVDALEGHYVTVSKFVEDNEKKYKESSQLAELKQSLTSYDEKIGSVSEAAENRAEAEGALEKAKTSTDLSDLSALTSYVYVEDGGFWGTGEIFPKIVNSIVQAIFFLVKAIYILVIIVLSTVFSAKVYGGLDKVVEFSAKLFHTFMADFGMAIVVMVLCVMAYQFLRYRRIGLSVFSFILVWLTALVLYSESDHTMDFGGDYEAKYNLSKVVKTVDTFGSELTSKAIANFDEVDGTVNNKIGDTSEKSVNAVREAIFDTLVYQPFLALNFDMAKVKKADKSEGTEEMAYELFKSKGANDKVKDFAKNDAKDYQRLSWTAIGTKFMVAFAALFKAIVIGFALILLGLMSLVFKNLTLILIVFSVILALIAMAPGLGHIIGNAGKKMLQFALLGSLGLFFIRGFLFVNTLIEAAADSLSDAYRWSAIIQGLIWWVIYLFRGALGSLFTRGTLSALELKDRAQQGLSYMSNRELYHPFHRDKLAFGMDNMSSEDYSAQRESTEPLYPGYNDLLATDRRRPSRFRTLTRAGKNGLVRAYDRLRYGAGESPEKAYAQYKRADFRQKVVDNIGATKDQLFSAMRFERARAGYHDLAGETSSPVQQRYEERQRRQMERRERRQERDEQANEWTRYRNSQDGQSKIQEQQQVFSNRRSAERHVKREFDKERFMERTGNVSPLFKNQKERSHVSEDGENASAVKEELFNQRR, encoded by the coding sequence ATGAAGTTTAGAAAGTGGCTAGTGCTGGCAGTCTGCTTTATCAGTCTGTTTAGTTCTGCGACTGTTTACGGAAATGGAACAACGCCGTCAACGGGGAATGGAACGACACCTAGCAGCGGTTCTTTTCCCGGCTCTAGCGATAGCAATACTGGCTATCAGCCACCAAATGTTGAGGAAGCGTCCGGTCAAAAAGCGAAAGCTAAAAAGGAGAAGGCTGATAAGAAGGAAAAACAAGAAAAAAAGATTGAAGATGATGATAATTACCAGACCGCTAAAGAGGCGGCAGACGCAATTGATACGCTTCTGGAAAAGGACAATCCGACTTTAGAAGATGTAGATGCTTTAGAAGGCCATTATGTAACTGTCAGTAAATTTGTGGAAGATAATGAAAAAAAGTATAAAGAGAGCAGTCAGCTAGCAGAGCTGAAACAAAGTTTAACAAGCTATGATGAGAAGATTGGCTCGGTTTCAGAAGCGGCTGAAAATAGAGCAGAGGCTGAAGGTGCTTTAGAGAAAGCGAAAACCTCTACAGATCTTAGTGATTTGTCTGCATTAACGTCTTATGTTTATGTAGAAGATGGTGGCTTTTGGGGGACAGGTGAGATTTTCCCAAAGATTGTGAATAGTATTGTTCAGGCCATTTTTTTCTTGGTAAAGGCTATTTACATATTAGTTATTATTGTTCTGTCGACTGTTTTTAGTGCCAAAGTTTATGGTGGCCTAGATAAAGTGGTTGAGTTTTCGGCTAAGTTATTTCATACTTTCATGGCTGACTTTGGCATGGCTATTGTGGTGATGGTGCTTTGTGTGATGGCCTATCAGTTTTTACGTTATCGCCGGATTGGTTTGAGTGTTTTTTCCTTTATTCTAGTTTGGCTGACAGCCTTAGTGCTATACTCTGAAAGTGACCATACAATGGATTTTGGTGGGGACTATGAAGCTAAGTATAATTTGTCTAAGGTCGTTAAAACGGTAGATACTTTTGGTTCTGAGCTGACAAGTAAGGCGATTGCTAACTTTGATGAGGTAGATGGTACCGTTAATAATAAGATTGGCGATACAAGCGAAAAATCGGTTAATGCGGTTCGGGAAGCTATATTTGATACGCTGGTTTATCAGCCTTTTTTAGCGCTTAATTTTGATATGGCTAAGGTTAAAAAAGCTGATAAAAGTGAAGGAACAGAAGAAATGGCTTATGAACTTTTTAAGTCAAAAGGGGCTAACGATAAAGTTAAAGATTTTGCTAAAAATGATGCGAAAGATTATCAGCGCCTGTCTTGGACGGCTATTGGAACAAAGTTTATGGTGGCTTTTGCGGCCTTATTTAAAGCGATTGTTATTGGCTTTGCTCTGATTTTATTAGGCTTGATGTCTCTTGTTTTTAAAAATTTAACACTGATTTTGATTGTCTTTTCGGTCATTTTAGCGCTGATTGCGATGGCTCCCGGTCTTGGGCATATTATTGGTAATGCCGGTAAAAAAATGTTGCAGTTTGCTTTGTTAGGCTCTTTAGGGCTCTTTTTTATTCGAGGCTTTTTATTTGTTAATACCTTGATTGAAGCGGCTGCTGATAGTCTTTCTGACGCTTATCGTTGGTCGGCTATCATACAAGGTTTGATTTGGTGGGTAATTTATCTGTTTAGAGGGGCTTTAGGTAGTTTGTTTACACGTGGCACCTTGTCTGCCTTAGAATTAAAAGACCGAGCTCAGCAAGGTCTGTCATATATGTCTAATCGTGAGCTATATCACCCTTTTCATCGTGATAAACTGGCTTTTGGTATGGATAATATGTCATCAGAGGATTATAGTGCTCAAAGAGAGAGCACTGAACCGCTTTATCCGGGTTATAATGATTTATTGGCAACTGACCGTCGGCGGCCATCACGCTTTAGAACATTGACCCGTGCCGGTAAGAATGGGTTAGTCAGAGCTTATGATCGATTGCGCTATGGTGCTGGAGAAAGCCCAGAGAAGGCTTATGCGCAATATAAGCGAGCTGATTTTCGTCAAAAAGTAGTTGATAATATTGGTGCGACAAAAGACCAGCTGTTTTCGGCTATGCGTTTTGAACGGGCAAGGGCCGGTTATCATGATTTGGCTGGAGAAACGAGCAGTCCTGTTCAGCAACGTTATGAGGAGAGACAGCGGCGGCAGATGGAACGCCGTGAGCGCCGTCAGGAAAGAGATGAACAGGCTAATGAGTGGACCCGCTATCGAAACAGCCAAGATGGACAGAGCAAAATTCAGGAGCAGCAACAGGTCTTTTCTAATCGTCGGTCAGCTGAGCGACATGTTAAACGAGAGTTTGATAAAGAGCGTTTTATGGAACGTACAGGAAATGTTTCTCCGTTATTTAAAAATCAGAAAGAACGTTCTCATGTGAGTGAAGATGGAGAGAATGCCAGCGCTGTTAAAGAAGAATTGTTTAATCAGAGGAGATAG
- a CDS encoding phage tail tip lysozyme produces MKKWIIIIIAVPALLLFLIIGGVTGGPPSNAETLSGKLTTLTASEVADKTGISEERAADVIKILNYVLSKEEFSVAGATGVLAVAERESGFDPKAVNTGGGVAGYFQWSGWSSTINGNRWGQAREKKLDADIELELLSTELNGVYSKSKEEMQKATDPAEAALFWSEHYEGVALSDGQTKAEQLKKDAKKWYDLFKDTLSGGESSAETRDGGGVSADGVPEGYSLTKAIDTSGYVASSYPWGQCTWFVFNRAKELGITFDPYMGNGGDWKSKAGYQTTNTPTEHSALCFAPGQAGADGTYGHIAFVEQVKSDGSILISESNANGLGVISYRTFDKAAANQFTYVIGK; encoded by the coding sequence ATGAAGAAATGGATTATCATTATTATTGCTGTGCCTGCTTTATTATTATTTTTAATTATTGGCGGTGTGACAGGTGGCCCGCCTAGTAATGCGGAAACATTATCCGGAAAGCTGACAACATTGACAGCTTCGGAAGTTGCAGATAAGACGGGGATTTCTGAGGAGAGGGCTGCTGACGTGATAAAAATACTAAATTATGTTCTTTCAAAAGAGGAGTTTAGTGTGGCTGGCGCTACGGGTGTTCTAGCGGTGGCAGAACGTGAGAGCGGTTTTGACCCAAAAGCGGTTAATACGGGTGGCGGTGTTGCTGGTTACTTCCAATGGTCTGGCTGGTCGTCGACAATTAACGGCAACCGTTGGGGTCAAGCCAGAGAAAAGAAGCTTGACGCGGATATTGAATTGGAGCTGCTTTCAACGGAGCTTAATGGGGTTTACAGTAAGTCTAAAGAAGAAATGCAAAAAGCTACTGATCCGGCGGAAGCAGCGCTTTTTTGGTCTGAACATTATGAAGGTGTTGCATTGTCTGATGGTCAGACTAAGGCTGAACAATTGAAAAAAGATGCTAAAAAGTGGTATGACTTGTTTAAAGACACACTCTCAGGCGGTGAGTCGTCTGCTGAAACGAGAGATGGTGGGGGTGTTAGCGCTGATGGGGTGCCTGAGGGTTATAGTTTAACTAAAGCAATTGATACATCGGGTTATGTAGCCTCAAGTTATCCTTGGGGGCAATGTACATGGTTTGTCTTTAATCGTGCTAAAGAATTAGGAATTACTTTTGACCCTTATATGGGAAACGGTGGCGACTGGAAAAGTAAAGCTGGTTATCAAACGACCAATACACCAACAGAACACTCGGCTCTGTGTTTTGCGCCAGGTCAAGCCGGTGCTGATGGGACATACGGTCATATTGCTTTTGTGGAGCAAGTTAAGTCAGACGGGTCTATCCTTATTTCAGAATCAAATGCCAATGGGTTGGGAGTTATTTCCTATCGTACATTTGATAAAGCAGCAGCTAATCAGTTTACTTATGTGATTGGTAAATAA
- a CDS encoding DUF4160 domain-containing protein — MPTIYLNNGLRIYMNNREKGHNRPHVHVLYKDEDYSFAFDGEQLAGGKLPRKQFKEVQLYLSNHQDYLETLWQSDF; from the coding sequence ATGCCAACGATATATCTTAATAATGGGTTGAGAATTTATATGAATAATAGAGAAAAGGGGCATAATCGTCCTCATGTTCATGTTTTATATAAAGACGAAGATTATTCTTTTGCTTTTGATGGGGAACAGTTAGCAGGAGGGAAATTGCCTCGTAAACAGTTTAAAGAAGTGCAGCTATATTTATCAAACCATCAGGATTATTTAGAAACTTTATGGCAATCTGATTTTTGA
- a CDS encoding DUF2442 domain-containing protein, whose translation MRVRAIAVKALANYCIQVTYEDGKTFIYNVQEDIRTIKAFHYLKDEGAFSKVYLQYNGYSIAWGDGDEFEDVTMDCEVPYLEGELVLSMG comes from the coding sequence ATGAGAGTAAGAGCAATTGCAGTAAAGGCTTTGGCTAATTATTGTATTCAGGTTACTTATGAGGATGGTAAAACATTTATCTATAATGTTCAGGAAGATATAAGGACAATAAAAGCTTTTCATTATTTGAAAGATGAGGGTGCCTTTAGTAAAGTGTATTTGCAGTATAATGGCTACTCAATTGCTTGGGGTGATGGAGATGAATTCGAAGATGTTACCATGGATTGTGAAGTTCCTTATCTTGAAGGCGAATTAGTTTTATCAATGGGGTGA
- a CDS encoding DUF3173 family protein: protein MRDTVNKQDLLKEMSDYRASKVINQAKALLVADGFEFYRKQRKAEIPQDYIFKVLGRKIHNG, encoded by the coding sequence ATGAGAGATACGGTAAATAAGCAAGATTTGCTAAAAGAAATGAGTGATTATAGAGCTTCTAAGGTGATAAATCAAGCAAAAGCTTTATTGGTGGCTGATGGATTTGAGTTTTACCGAAAACAACGAAAAGCAGAAATCCCACAAGATTATATTTTTAAGGTGTTGGGAAGGAAAATTCACAATGGCTAG
- a CDS encoding tyrosine-type recombinase/integrase — MARIRKRRGVWEFEIPKTKKHRTFYKNGYRTKREAEKAAKRIEVMIEQGDYNIELADLTLPDLFERWLQIEIDPQPLDPETKKRYRKRLGWIEDFFQNRLISQIRRSDYQMFLNRYGEHYEINEVGRMHANVVKAIEFAKGDLINVDDRFVLNIKLHSQKRPKDIEKKYLSSRADYEKLIDYLLIHMDYRRTVLLFVIYLIFTVGLRPSEALALTWPDFDFENQEVYTYRRWSSSKHMFVPAKNDHFYRKLNRKNPSKRSCPLNSQVLEVFLELKSLQERMLKLLGLENEEQFVFFQIGAKHPVPDESTLNTCLKRILKKLKIEPVITVYGGRHTYGSIKVQEGVPLEVLAKWFGHKDTTTLRETYVHLLDETRDEWFEREKNNMGQNMGQRKKGTKKSPK, encoded by the coding sequence ATGGCTAGAATAAGGAAACGTAGAGGTGTTTGGGAGTTTGAAATACCTAAAACAAAAAAACATCGGACATTTTATAAAAATGGCTATAGAACGAAGAGAGAGGCTGAAAAAGCTGCAAAACGGATTGAAGTAATGATTGAGCAAGGGGATTATAATATTGAGCTTGCTGATTTAACATTGCCTGATTTGTTTGAAAGGTGGCTGCAAATTGAAATTGACCCTCAGCCTTTGGATCCCGAAACAAAGAAACGTTATCGCAAGAGATTAGGCTGGATTGAGGATTTTTTTCAAAATCGTTTGATTAGTCAAATTCGAAGGTCAGATTATCAAATGTTTTTGAATCGTTATGGAGAACATTATGAAATCAATGAAGTTGGACGCATGCATGCTAATGTTGTTAAAGCGATTGAGTTTGCTAAAGGAGATTTAATTAATGTAGATGATAGATTTGTTCTTAACATTAAGTTACATTCTCAAAAACGACCTAAGGATATTGAGAAGAAGTATCTTAGTAGTCGTGCAGATTATGAAAAGTTAATTGATTATTTGCTGATTCATATGGATTATCGCAGAACGGTTTTATTGTTTGTTATATATCTTATTTTTACAGTTGGTTTAAGGCCTTCAGAAGCTTTGGCATTAACTTGGCCGGATTTTGATTTTGAGAATCAGGAAGTTTATACATATAGACGGTGGAGTTCTTCGAAGCATATGTTTGTACCAGCAAAGAATGACCATTTTTATCGTAAGTTAAATCGGAAAAATCCATCTAAGCGAAGCTGTCCGCTAAATAGTCAAGTTTTGGAAGTTTTCTTGGAATTAAAATCTTTGCAAGAAAGAATGTTGAAACTGCTTGGTTTAGAAAATGAGGAGCAATTTGTTTTTTTTCAGATTGGAGCAAAACACCCTGTTCCTGACGAATCAACTTTAAATACTTGTTTAAAAAGGATTTTGAAAAAGCTTAAGATTGAGCCGGTTATAACAGTTTATGGTGGCCGTCATACTTATGGCAGTATTAAAGTTCAAGAGGGTGTTCCGCTTGAAGTTTTGGCTAAATGGTTTGGTCATAAGGATACTACAACATTGCGTGAGACATATGTGCATTTGTTAGATGAAACACGTGATGAGTGGTTTGAGCGGGAGAAAAATAACATGGGCCAAAACATGGGCCAAAGGAAAAAAGGCACAAAGAAAAGCCCGAAATGA
- a CDS encoding replication-associated recombination protein A encodes MPDNLALRMRPKTIDQIVGQEHLVGPGKIIRRMTEANMLSSMILYGPPGIGKTSIASAIAGTSQYAFRTFNATTDSKKRLQEIAEEAKFSGGLVLLLDEIHRLDKTKQDFLLPLLENGNIIMIGATTENPFFSVTPAVRSRVQIFELEPLTHTDIKKAVKSALTDKKRGFDFDIFLDEEALDFLATATNGDLRSAFNSLELAVLSTQPQKDKARHITLDVMKNSLQRSYLTMDKNGDGHYDILSALQKSIRGSDVNASLHYAARLIEAGDLPSLARRLTVIAYEDIGLANPDAQIHTVTALEAAQRIGFPEARILIANIVIDLALSPKSNSAYAALEAALADLRTSGNLPIPRHLRDGHYAGSKELGNAKNYLYPHDYPEKWVKQQYLPDKLIGKNYFQPNETGKYERALGSNKDRIDHLSNKLSEK; translated from the coding sequence ATGCCTGATAATCTTGCCTTACGCATGCGCCCAAAAACAATTGATCAAATTGTCGGTCAGGAACATCTGGTCGGGCCGGGAAAAATTATTCGGCGAATGACCGAGGCTAACATGCTGTCTTCTATGATTCTTTATGGACCGCCGGGGATAGGAAAAACATCTATCGCTTCAGCCATAGCAGGTACAAGCCAATACGCCTTCCGCACTTTCAACGCAACTACTGATAGCAAAAAACGGCTGCAGGAGATTGCCGAAGAAGCTAAATTTTCCGGCGGACTTGTGCTCTTGCTGGATGAGATTCACCGCCTCGACAAAACGAAACAGGATTTTTTGCTGCCTCTTTTAGAAAACGGCAATATTATTATGATCGGAGCGACCACTGAAAATCCTTTTTTCTCGGTTACTCCAGCTGTTCGTTCCCGTGTCCAGATTTTTGAATTGGAACCGCTGACACACACAGATATTAAAAAAGCGGTTAAAAGCGCTTTAACTGATAAAAAACGCGGTTTTGATTTTGATATTTTCTTAGATGAAGAAGCTCTTGATTTCTTGGCGACGGCCACTAACGGCGATTTAAGGTCAGCTTTTAACTCTTTGGAGCTAGCCGTCTTGTCAACACAGCCTCAAAAAGATAAAGCGCGCCATATCACTCTCGATGTTATGAAAAACAGCCTTCAGCGCAGCTATCTCACCATGGATAAGAACGGCGATGGCCATTATGATATTCTATCAGCCTTGCAAAAATCCATTCGCGGTTCAGATGTCAACGCCAGTCTTCATTACGCTGCACGGCTCATTGAAGCAGGTGATCTCCCCAGCTTGGCCAGGCGGCTGACCGTCATCGCCTATGAAGACATCGGTCTGGCCAATCCCGATGCACAAATCCACACTGTCACAGCTTTAGAAGCAGCTCAACGTATTGGATTCCCAGAAGCTCGTATTCTTATTGCCAATATTGTTATTGACTTAGCTCTTTCCCCAAAGTCTAATTCTGCTTACGCAGCTTTAGAAGCAGCTCTTGCAGATTTACGAACTTCAGGCAATCTCCCGATTCCGCGCCATCTGCGCGATGGCCATTATGCCGGCAGCAAAGAACTCGGCAATGCCAAAAATTATCTCTATCCCCATGACTATCCGGAAAAATGGGTCAAACAGCAGTACCTGCCTGATAAACTAATTGGAAAAAATTACTTTCAGCCTAATGAGACTGGAAAATACGAACGGGCTTTGGGCAGCAATAAAGACAGAATTGATCACTTATCAAATAAGTTATCGGAAAAATAA
- a CDS encoding DUF3013 family protein encodes MAGYGFLSVLEEEMSTHFDYDFAINWDKRRHAVEVSLILEAKNPGGVATVDSIGEDNSGDIVFEDCILFYNPAKSIVNREDYLAVISYEPKKGLSREFLAYFAQFLNETAVQGLEDLRDFLENPDSEEFSLFWDSQAFARGRAVLEETDFYSYPRY; translated from the coding sequence ATGGCTGGTTATGGTTTTTTATCTGTACTGGAAGAAGAAATGTCGACTCATTTTGACTATGATTTTGCTATAAACTGGGATAAGCGTCGCCATGCAGTAGAGGTCAGTCTTATCTTGGAAGCCAAAAATCCAGGCGGAGTTGCAACTGTTGACAGTATTGGAGAGGATAACAGCGGTGACATTGTTTTTGAAGACTGTATCCTTTTTTATAATCCTGCAAAGTCAATAGTTAATAGGGAGGACTACCTGGCGGTTATTTCTTATGAACCAAAGAAAGGTTTATCGCGTGAATTTTTAGCTTATTTTGCACAGTTTCTTAATGAGACGGCTGTTCAGGGATTAGAGGATCTTAGGGATTTTTTGGAAAATCCGGATTCTGAAGAGTTTTCCCTTTTCTGGGACAGCCAAGCTTTCGCTAGAGGCAGGGCAGTGCTGGAAGAGACGGACTTTTATAGCTATCCGCGGTATTAA
- the prmA gene encoding 50S ribosomal protein L11 methyltransferase codes for METNWQELIITINREAEEAASNILIELGSQGVAINDSADYLGKVGKYGELFPEVEQDERVTVTAYYPETADMEKICHSINERLTELADFGLQTGEITLSTQVLAEEDWAENWKKYYQPVRITHDLTIVPSWTDYKPGADEKTIKLDPGMAFGTGTHPTTKMSLFALEQVLRGYETVIDVGTGSGVLSIASSLLGAQTIYAYDLDERAVSVAQENIDLNEGRGAIRVETGDLLRGVTTEADVIVANILADILLDLVEDAYRLIKDEGYLIMSGIISEKLRLVLEASQKAGFFLETHMSQGEWHTLILKKTNAPEGVIGG; via the coding sequence ATGGAGACGAACTGGCAGGAATTAATCATAACAATCAATCGGGAAGCCGAGGAGGCTGCTTCTAATATTTTAATAGAATTAGGCAGTCAAGGGGTTGCTATTAACGACAGTGCTGACTATCTGGGTAAAGTCGGTAAGTACGGTGAACTTTTTCCTGAGGTTGAGCAAGATGAGAGGGTAACCGTTACAGCTTATTACCCAGAAACAGCTGATATGGAAAAAATCTGTCACAGTATTAATGAACGCTTGACAGAACTAGCTGATTTTGGCTTGCAAACTGGAGAAATCACATTATCAACTCAAGTTTTGGCTGAAGAGGACTGGGCTGAAAACTGGAAAAAATATTATCAGCCGGTTCGTATTACGCACGATTTAACGATTGTGCCAAGCTGGACAGACTATAAGCCAGGGGCCGATGAGAAGACCATTAAACTTGATCCCGGTATGGCTTTTGGTACGGGGACGCATCCAACAACTAAAATGAGTCTTTTTGCTTTGGAACAGGTGCTGCGCGGATACGAGACAGTTATTGATGTTGGAACAGGCTCAGGAGTGCTTTCCATTGCCAGTTCACTCCTCGGAGCTCAAACGATTTATGCCTACGATTTGGATGAAAGGGCAGTGAGCGTCGCCCAAGAAAATATCGACTTAAATGAGGGAAGGGGAGCTATTCGTGTAGAGACCGGTGATCTTCTAAGAGGGGTTACGACCGAGGCCGATGTGATTGTGGCTAATATCTTGGCGGATATTTTGCTGGACTTGGTAGAGGATGCTTACCGTCTGATTAAGGATGAAGGCTACCTGATTATGTCTGGTATTATCTCAGAAAAACTGAGACTGGTGCTGGAAGCCTCTCAAAAAGCCGGTTTTTTCCTTGAAACACATATGAGTCAGGGAGAGTGGCATACGCTGATTTTGAAAAAAACGAACGCTCCTGAAGGGGTAATTGGAGGATAA